A stretch of the Uranotaenia lowii strain MFRU-FL chromosome 3, ASM2978415v1, whole genome shotgun sequence genome encodes the following:
- the LOC129756291 gene encoding augmin complex subunit dgt5, with translation MSLVDEIAQFKLWATGLGCPLAIIPTDETLKKCIRGKQSILFQHIMKQIKPRQEIASMRNNVLVAKLQQYRALGSVVAKSKLNQMPPEIQRYEKVEKLKAKCAETKARIANSKSMLKNLSGKINEKNIQKVKLEQKLESSSDKFAYYKALNNSLAKQSEKEVEIKQNIDQLMPVVMTDCGKTKSEAVVAVQTCLDFLNEFYSKFTELKQEGSKQAQQKLWSNIRKTLAGFPNYLLWCVLMEMKEKQLQEISEADRKQDEMERNVALSDQDMLQVNMAKLCGSHINLFVDLIATKHMVQNIKDDYLAKYTPFSQMLETKMNLLNVMDEEAEQIFEDYMLQSTSKDYNQGQLEFISKEIEKKKQEIKIQNQKLENHEQLLAQLRDIYGETDSYSSRMQEEIMQLKQIKEKISYFKRFSRYTVHNMRQKMTNQTLNLSEQSMNLTRMENVLLTNAPAYNPPTLPPYKSELNLLSEVPFSKFAKSSKIALFSFQTHICLSQAAESNSLLILLPNCFTSAELSLQELRNLIKFDEHLKTFMIDQKPELDVVNQNERHYQQLWQVNHQKISELLDEIEAISGSTKQTIAKSRIYYNFVLANALRKYVPPNKLFNGRNYREYENEYLMYYRMINGSLGGN, from the exons ATGTCCCTCGTTGATGAGATTGCGCAGTTCAAACTATGGGCTACCGGTCTGGGTTGTCCGTTGGCGATTATTCCAACTGATGAAACGTTGAAAAA atgCATCCGGGGGAAGCAAAGCATTCTCTTCCAGCACataatgaaacaaataaaaccGCGCCAGGAAATCGCATCGATGAGGAACAATGTTCTGGTGGCCAAACTTCAACAGTATCGAGCACTGGGAAGCGTCGTTGCG AAATCTAAACTCAACCAAATGCCCCCCGAAATTCAACGGtatgaaaaagttgaaaaacttaAGGCAAAATGTGCGGAAACCAAAGCTCGTATCGCAAACTCCAAATCGATGCTGAAAAATCTGTCTgggaaaattaacgaaaaaa atATTCAAAAGGTCAAGCTTGAGCAGAAGTTGGAGAGCTCCAGCGATAAATTTGCATACTATAAGGCACTTAACAATTCCCTCGCCAAACAATCGGAAAAGGAAGTCGAAATCAAGCAGAACATCGATCAACTCATGCCAGTTGTGATGACCGATTGTGGGAAAACTAAATCCGAAGCTGTAGTAGCAGTTCAAACTTGCCTGgactttttaaatgaattttactCCAAGTTCACAGAGCTCAAACAGGAAGGTAGTAAGCaagcacagcaaaaattatggTCCAACATTAGAAAAACTCTGGCTGGATTTCCGAACTATTTGCTGTGGTGCGTGCTGATGGAGATGAAAGAGAAACAGCTGCAGGAAATTTCCGAAGCCGATCGAAAACAGGATGAAATGGAGAGGAATGTTGCCCTTTCGGACCAAGATATGTTGCAGGTGAACATGGCCAAACTTTGTGGTTCACACATCAATTTGTTCGTGGATTTGATTGCAACAAAACACATGGTACAAAATATCAAAGATGATTATTTGGCCAAGTATACTCCCTTTTCTCAAATGTTAGAAACTAAGATGAATTTGTTAAACGTAATGGACGAGGAGgcagaacaaatatttgaaGATTATATGTTACAATCAACTTCAAAAGATTATAATCAAGGTCAGCTGGAGTTCATTAGCAAggaaatagaaaagaaaaaacaagaaatcaaaattcagaaccaGAAATTGGAAAATCACGAACAGCTTCTCGCTCAACTAAGAGATATCTATGGCGAGACCGATTCGTATTCATCACGCATGCAAGAGGAAATTATGCAACTGAAACAAATCAAGGAGAAGATATCCTATTTCAAAAGATTCAGTAGATACACCGTTCACAACATGCGTCAAAAAATGACTAATCAAACTCTCAACCTTAGCGAACAATCTATGAATCTCACGCGTATGGAAAATGTTCTCCTTACCAACGCTCCCGCATACAATCCCCCAACTCTTCCACCATACAAAAGTGAACTAAATCTTCTTTCGGAAGTACCGTTTTCAAAATTCgccaaatcttcaaaaattgccCTATTTTCTTTCCAAACTCACATATGCCTCTCGCAAGCTGCAGAAAGCAACTCGTTACTCATCCTGTTGCCCAACTGTTTTACATCGGCTGAGCTATCCCTGCAAGAACTCAGAAACCTGATCAAGTTCGatgaacatttgaaaacattcaTGATCGATCAGAAACCGGAATTAGATGTCGTCAACCAAAACGAGCGCCACTATCAACAGCTGTGGCAGGTTAATCATCAAAAGATTTCCGAACTCCTCGACGAGATCGAAGCCATTTCCGGTAGCACCAAGCAGACCATTGCAAAAAGTCGCATCTACTACAACTTTGTGCTGGCTAATGCTCTGCGCAAGTACGTGCCGccaaataaacttttcaatggGCGCAACTATCGGGAGtacgaaaatgagtatctgATGTATTATAGAATGATAAATGGGTCCTTGGGAGGGAATTAG